A stretch of Flavobacterium sp. N2270 DNA encodes these proteins:
- a CDS encoding DKNYY domain-containing protein, whose protein sequence is MRTKYIKILITILTISFLTSCRQGYKVENDKVYYEYWNEGSGQGKRLIEKADATTFQTVEFDCDCSFDFGKDKNHLFINGEPINDIDPKTFKFIGNYIFADKNKAYFFGFYNNLNDCAIKGVKPSQIKLIKYPWAKAGNFLIHGHDTLYLDDIKDFVPIDEDWGKTKKYIINNNQILYGADVETFKVTSTFQGKDKRFNYKFGIINEDDFKKVSFKNFDFTNKDFCQTEPIVFIDVYDSLVSYNEDKTKPIKVVEKLNQMGFTLNDTNYLDWGGESKIIRVSMTSNKCNCIIEKLYRYDYGKPYETKNIFKVTERIYCETK, encoded by the coding sequence ATGAGAACAAAATATATAAAAATACTTATTACAATTTTGACAATCTCATTTTTGACAAGTTGTAGACAAGGCTACAAAGTTGAAAATGATAAAGTTTACTATGAATATTGGAACGAAGGTAGTGGACAAGGAAAACGCCTAATTGAAAAAGCAGACGCTACGACTTTTCAAACAGTAGAATTTGATTGTGATTGTAGTTTTGATTTTGGCAAAGACAAAAATCATTTATTCATAAACGGAGAACCAATAAACGACATTGACCCGAAGACCTTTAAATTCATAGGTAATTACATATTTGCCGACAAAAACAAAGCGTATTTTTTTGGTTTTTATAACAATTTGAACGATTGTGCAATAAAAGGAGTTAAGCCAAGCCAAATTAAACTAATTAAATATCCATGGGCGAAAGCAGGCAACTTCTTAATTCACGGACACGACACATTGTATCTTGACGACATTAAAGATTTTGTACCGATTGACGAAGATTGGGGAAAGACAAAAAAATACATAATTAATAACAATCAAATTTTATACGGAGCTGACGTAGAAACCTTTAAAGTCACAAGTACTTTTCAAGGTAAAGACAAAAGATTCAATTACAAGTTCGGAATTATTAATGAAGATGATTTTAAAAAAGTAAGTTTCAAAAATTTTGATTTTACTAATAAGGATTTCTGTCAAACTGAACCGATTGTATTCATTGATGTTTATGACAGCTTAGTCTCATATAACGAAGACAAAACAAAACCTATTAAAGTTGTTGAAAAACTTAATCAAATGGGATTCACTTTAAATGACACAAATTATTTAGATTGGGGTGGAGAATCAAAAATTATTAGAGTTTCAATGACAAGTAATAAATGTAATTGTATTATTGAAAAACTCTATCGTTACGATTATGGAAAACCTTATGAAACAAAAAATATTTTTAAAGTGACAGAAAGAATATACTGTGAAACGAAGTAA
- a CDS encoding S8 family serine peptidase: protein MKKYIYLLFAIIPLISFAQEKILLLNQNERIEFQISKEELFIKFDSKNNKQIEENKSLNYTKISNNYGIIKISQLNDVLFSERAKSIKNHINLENIEVEPVLIYSDGVKQICNGEIIIKTSEDLNKIFNDLTFTFIENELFENQYFVKFDKLNTFDLFDLVKNLQKNNQVEFIEPNFIRLLKPHTNDPFFIQQWAINNNGLLWSTDADMDVDDAWVHSTGSGVKVAIIDEGVDLTHPDLINNLLPGFDATGNNSNGAPNANNNDAHGTACAGIVAAVANNNIGISGIAYNAKIIPVRIGYSNGLPLTDLNRAWVTNNNWIANGIIWAVQNGADILSNSWGGGSPSTTITNAINYAVNNGRSGKGCTVLFSTGNYNTNVAYPATLPNVIAVGASSPCDQRKTQAHAITKEAIGVVPMVQKLML, encoded by the coding sequence ATGAAAAAATACATCTACTTACTTTTTGCAATAATACCTTTGATATCATTTGCACAAGAAAAAATTTTACTCTTAAATCAAAATGAAAGAATAGAATTTCAAATCTCTAAAGAAGAACTTTTCATAAAATTTGATTCAAAAAATAATAAACAAATTGAGGAAAATAAATCTCTCAACTACACTAAAATTTCAAATAACTATGGTATTATTAAAATCTCTCAACTAAATGACGTTTTATTTTCTGAAAGAGCAAAATCAATAAAAAATCATATTAATCTTGAAAACATAGAAGTTGAACCAGTTTTAATTTATAGTGATGGTGTGAAACAAATTTGTAATGGTGAGATAATTATTAAAACTTCCGAAGACCTAAATAAGATATTCAATGATTTGACATTCACATTTATAGAAAACGAATTATTTGAAAATCAATATTTTGTAAAATTTGATAAATTAAACACGTTTGACTTATTCGATTTGGTAAAAAACTTACAAAAAAACAATCAAGTAGAATTTATTGAACCAAATTTCATTCGATTGTTAAAACCACATACTAACGACCCATTTTTCATCCAACAATGGGCAATTAATAACAACGGTCTTTTATGGTCAACAGATGCAGACATGGATGTTGACGATGCTTGGGTTCATTCTACTGGTAGCGGTGTAAAAGTTGCTATTATAGATGAAGGTGTCGATTTAACACATCCAGATTTAATCAATAATTTATTACCTGGGTTTGATGCAACTGGGAATAATTCAAATGGTGCACCTAATGCAAATAATAACGATGCACACGGTACAGCTTGTGCTGGTATTGTTGCAGCAGTTGCAAACAACAATATTGGAATATCTGGAATTGCATACAATGCAAAAATAATTCCAGTTAGAATTGGGTATAGTAACGGATTACCACTTACAGACCTAAACAGAGCATGGGTTACAAATAATAATTGGATTGCCAATGGTATTATTTGGGCTGTTCAAAATGGCGCTGATATTTTAAGTAATTCTTGGGGTGGAGGTAGCCCTTCAACTACAATTACAAATGCTATAAACTATGCTGTTAATAACGGTCGTTCAGGTAAAGGATGTACTGTCTTATTTTCAACTGGTAATTACAATACTAATGTTGCATATCCAGCTACACTTCCAAATGTTATTGCTGTAGGGGCAAGTTCTCCATGTGATCAAAGAAAAACGCAAGCTCATGCGATAACCAAGGAGGCTATTGGGGTAGTGCCTATGGTTCAAAAATTGATGTTGTAG
- a CDS encoding T9SS type A sorting domain-containing protein, with translation MKRDNLKKVDNYKIITILLFIIFMFTSFSMKSQNIYTMSVSPNGSNSIDVNLETAIQSTPSFFLSETHTELNGIINLKICYSVGFFLTPILLNNTINIPINNNTNYTLNIELYRSSNTTTCDYIELTDTATLLFSTPLTGTVTLASDNFELNKKTIAIFPNPVSEKLYFTNNNLVIDKIEIYNILGKKVRTVNHDFDYILVNDISNGVYFITFQTDHGMITKKILIQN, from the coding sequence ATGAAAAGAGACAATCTAAAAAAAGTAGATAATTATAAAATTATAACTATTTTACTATTTATAATTTTCATGTTTACAAGCTTTTCTATGAAAAGCCAAAATATTTACACAATGAGTGTGTCACCAAACGGCTCTAATTCTATTGATGTGAATTTAGAAACAGCCATACAGTCAACACCATCCTTTTTTTTATCAGAAACTCATACTGAATTGAATGGTATAATAAACCTCAAAATCTGTTATAGTGTTGGCTTTTTCCTTACTCCAATATTATTAAATAACACAATAAATATACCTATAAACAACAATACAAATTACACTTTAAACATAGAGCTTTACAGATCTTCTAATACAACTACTTGCGATTATATTGAGTTAACTGATACTGCCACCTTGTTGTTTTCCACACCATTAACAGGAACAGTTACATTAGCATCTGATAATTTTGAATTAAATAAAAAGACTATTGCAATTTTCCCAAACCCAGTATCAGAAAAACTATATTTCACTAATAATAATTTAGTTATCGATAAAATTGAAATCTATAACATATTAGGAAAAAAAGTTAGAACAGTTAATCATGATTTTGATTATATTTTAGTTAATGATATTAGTAATGGTGTTTATTTTATAACTTTCCAAACAGACCATGGAATGATTACTAAAAAAATATTAATTCAAAATTAA
- a CDS encoding DEAD/DEAH box helicase, whose translation MSRNPHSNNVLLNLGIQSLNEMQEVAQSAILNENNVLLLSPTGSGKTLAFLLPILQMLEEDIKGVQCLILVPSRELGLQIEQVWKKMGTHYKVNMCYGGHNIDTEINNLSNPPALLIGTPGRIADHLDRGSFETDNVKTYVLDEFDKSLQLGFHEEMNYIIGKLSKANKRVLVSATSGVEIPKYTRVVNPAVLDFIQEDKANENLNMRIVFSKSKDKIDSLFQLICSLKSESAIVFCNHREAVERIHDMLTAKGIISTFYHGGLDQDERERALIQFRNGSVSYLITTDLGARGLDIPEMNHVIHYHLPAKEDEFTHRNGRTARMLATGTAYVLIHETEKKSDYFDYGTRRLDVSDAKSLPKAPLYQTLYISGGKKNKLNKVDILGFFSQKGELEKGDIGLIEVKDFISFVAVKYSKVKDLLNNIKDQKMKGKKYKIEVARKVMKKVEEEEAETHPKFTSRKENTRR comes from the coding sequence ATGAGTAGAAATCCACATTCCAATAATGTTCTTTTGAATTTAGGTATTCAAAGTTTAAACGAAATGCAAGAAGTAGCACAAAGCGCTATTTTGAATGAAAATAATGTATTGTTATTATCGCCAACAGGTTCAGGGAAAACTTTAGCTTTTTTATTGCCTATTCTTCAAATGTTAGAAGAAGATATAAAAGGAGTTCAATGTTTAATTTTAGTTCCATCGCGTGAACTAGGTTTACAAATTGAACAAGTTTGGAAAAAAATGGGCACACATTATAAAGTAAACATGTGTTATGGCGGACATAATATTGATACCGAAATTAATAATCTAAGCAATCCACCGGCTTTGTTAATAGGAACACCCGGACGTATTGCAGATCATTTAGACCGTGGAAGTTTTGAAACAGATAATGTAAAAACATACGTTTTAGACGAATTTGATAAATCGTTACAATTGGGTTTCCATGAAGAAATGAATTACATCATTGGAAAACTTTCAAAAGCCAATAAACGTGTTTTAGTTTCAGCAACTTCTGGTGTTGAAATTCCAAAATATACAAGAGTGGTTAATCCAGCGGTTTTAGATTTTATACAAGAAGATAAAGCCAATGAAAATTTAAATATGCGAATTGTCTTTTCGAAATCGAAAGATAAAATTGATTCGCTTTTTCAATTGATTTGTTCGTTAAAATCTGAATCGGCAATTGTATTTTGTAATCATAGAGAAGCAGTGGAACGTATTCACGATATGCTAACAGCTAAAGGAATTATTTCTACTTTTTATCATGGAGGTTTAGACCAAGACGAACGTGAACGCGCTCTGATTCAGTTTAGAAACGGAAGTGTTTCCTATTTAATCACGACCGATTTAGGAGCTCGTGGTTTAGATATTCCAGAAATGAATCACGTTATTCATTATCATTTACCGGCAAAAGAAGACGAATTTACACATAGAAATGGTCGTACAGCGCGTATGTTGGCAACCGGAACTGCTTATGTTCTTATTCATGAAACAGAAAAGAAATCCGATTATTTCGATTATGGAACAAGACGTTTAGATGTTTCTGATGCCAAATCATTACCAAAAGCACCTTTGTATCAAACACTTTATATAAGTGGCGGAAAGAAAAACAAGCTGAATAAAGTTGATATTTTAGGTTTCTTTTCTCAAAAAGGAGAATTGGAAAAAGGCGATATTGGATTAATTGAAGTAAAAGATTTTATTTCGTTTGTGGCTGTAAAATATTCTAAAGTAAAAGACTTACTTAACAATATTAAAGACCAAAAAATGAAAGGGAAGAAGTATAAAATTGAAGTGGCCCGAAAAGTAATGAAAAAAGTAGAAGAGGAAGAAGCGGAAACACATCCAAAATTTACTTCTCGTAAAGAAAATACTAGAAGATAG
- a CDS encoding M14 family zinc carboxypeptidase, producing MKKILFLLLISSLTFSQDLKTPYEKGNGNQSTTYEECIAYYTTLDNAFETISMKEMGLTDSGEPLHIVTFSENKNFDYTQNKAVILVNNGIHPGEPDGIDASMMLLRDLATSKIKVPKNTIIVVIPVYNIGGSLNRNSFSRANQNGPEAYGFRGNARNFDLNRDFIKSDSKNSRSFQEIYHLVNPDMFIDNHVSNGADYQYTFTCIATQHQRLGGDLGTFYKEEMHPAIMQDLKKKKIESVPYVNIHGDKPDDGFAQFMDSPRYATGYTTLFNSLGSVPETHMLKPYKDRVRVTYEYMVSTINYVDTNYLKIKALKTKNLENYKVGMNYPLQWEIDSSKVSYIDFKGFKGDYKPSDVSGKDRLYYDRKQPFTKKIPFYNDYKATKEVVIPSFYVVPKSQWPIIDLLKLNGIEMQPLAKDTEIEVESYKIASYETSKSPYEGHYGHYNTVVVKSTKKVQFRKGDLMINTQQAGVKYLMETLEPEAVDSYFNWNFFDPILQQKEYFSAYVFEDLAKEILDKDPKLKAEFEAKKTQDKAFAESGAWQLDWIYKHSPYYEKAHLQYPVYRVKESK from the coding sequence ATGAAAAAAATATTATTCCTTCTGTTGATCTCATCGTTAACTTTTTCCCAAGATTTAAAAACACCTTACGAAAAAGGAAACGGCAATCAGTCCACTACTTATGAAGAATGTATTGCATATTATACAACTTTAGACAATGCATTTGAAACCATTTCAATGAAAGAAATGGGTTTAACCGATAGTGGTGAACCTTTGCATATTGTTACTTTTTCAGAAAATAAAAACTTCGATTACACACAAAATAAAGCTGTCATTTTAGTCAATAATGGAATTCATCCGGGTGAACCAGACGGAATTGATGCCAGTATGATGTTATTACGCGATTTGGCAACTTCAAAAATAAAAGTACCTAAAAATACCATTATAGTCGTAATTCCAGTTTATAATATTGGTGGAAGTTTGAATAGAAATTCATTTTCAAGAGCCAATCAAAACGGACCAGAAGCGTACGGGTTTAGAGGAAATGCAAGAAATTTTGATTTGAATAGAGATTTTATAAAATCGGATTCTAAAAATTCAAGAAGTTTCCAAGAAATATATCATTTGGTAAACCCAGATATGTTTATTGACAATCACGTTTCTAACGGAGCCGATTATCAATATACTTTTACTTGCATTGCTACACAACATCAACGTTTAGGCGGAGATTTAGGAACATTTTATAAAGAAGAAATGCATCCAGCCATTATGCAAGATTTAAAAAAGAAGAAAATTGAAAGTGTGCCTTACGTAAATATACATGGTGATAAACCAGATGATGGTTTTGCGCAATTTATGGATTCGCCACGTTATGCAACGGGTTACACTACCCTATTCAATTCTTTGGGTTCGGTTCCCGAAACACACATGCTAAAACCCTATAAAGATAGAGTTCGTGTAACCTATGAATATATGGTAAGTACTATAAATTATGTAGATACTAATTATTTAAAAATTAAAGCATTAAAAACTAAAAATTTAGAAAATTATAAAGTCGGAATGAATTATCCTTTACAATGGGAGATTGATTCATCTAAGGTGTCTTACATTGATTTTAAAGGATTCAAAGGCGATTATAAACCAAGTGATGTATCAGGAAAAGATCGTTTGTATTACGACAGAAAACAACCTTTTACCAAAAAAATTCCGTTTTATAATGATTACAAAGCAACTAAAGAAGTTGTAATTCCTAGTTTTTATGTAGTTCCAAAATCGCAATGGCCAATTATTGATTTATTAAAATTGAATGGAATTGAAATGCAACCGTTAGCAAAAGATACAGAAATTGAAGTAGAAAGTTATAAAATAGCTTCTTATGAAACTTCAAAATCGCCATACGAAGGACATTACGGACATTATAATACTGTTGTTGTAAAATCTACTAAAAAAGTACAGTTTAGAAAAGGCGATTTAATGATAAATACGCAACAAGCTGGTGTAAAATATTTAATGGAAACTTTAGAACCTGAAGCAGTTGATAGTTATTTCAATTGGAATTTCTTTGATCCTATTTTGCAACAAAAAGAATATTTTTCGGCTTATGTTTTTGAAGATTTAGCTAAAGAAATATTGGATAAAGACCCAAAACTAAAAGCTGAATTTGAGGCTAAAAAAACACAAGACAAAGCTTTTGCGGAAAGCGGAGCTTGGCAATTGGACTGGATTTATAAACATTCGCCTTATTACGAAAAAGCACATTTGCAATATCCTGTTTATAGAGTTAAAGAATCAAAATAA
- a CDS encoding NUDIX hydrolase has product MYKVFVNDRSLFLTNEVQKETDFQIFLLESIDIKKLIVKMYQNKIHNVFLYHPDEKLIMKTLKAKIPVVKAGGGLVYNAKGEILFIFRNGKWDLPKGGTEKNETMEETAMREVEEETGVSCLSISKKLQKTYHVFKRNGRYKLKQTYWYEMQSNFDGIPEGQADEGIEKVEWIHPKDISKVLENSYENIKLLFENREKSKQ; this is encoded by the coding sequence ATGTATAAAGTTTTTGTAAACGATAGGTCACTTTTTTTGACAAATGAAGTTCAGAAGGAAACTGATTTTCAAATTTTCTTGCTTGAAAGTATCGATATTAAGAAGTTGATTGTGAAAATGTATCAAAATAAAATTCATAATGTTTTTTTATATCACCCTGATGAAAAACTGATTATGAAGACGTTAAAAGCAAAAATTCCAGTAGTTAAAGCAGGTGGAGGATTAGTTTATAATGCTAAAGGTGAAATTTTATTTATTTTCAGAAATGGTAAGTGGGATTTACCAAAAGGTGGAACAGAAAAAAATGAAACCATGGAGGAAACAGCTATGCGTGAAGTTGAAGAAGAAACAGGTGTTAGTTGTTTATCAATTTCTAAAAAACTTCAAAAAACGTATCATGTTTTTAAACGTAACGGTCGTTATAAACTAAAGCAAACATATTGGTATGAAATGCAATCTAATTTTGATGGAATCCCAGAAGGTCAAGCTGATGAAGGTATAGAAAAAGTAGAATGGATTCACCCAAAAGACATATCTAAAGTTTTAGAAAACTCTTATGAAAATATTAAGTTGTTGTTTGAAAATAGAGAAAAGTCAAAACAATGA